From a region of the Cololabis saira isolate AMF1-May2022 chromosome 8, fColSai1.1, whole genome shotgun sequence genome:
- the synprb gene encoding synaptoporin b, with the protein MCMVIFAPIFAICAFATCGGYYGHLQVRVDCANKRQSNLTIKIDFGYPFRLQQAHFKAPLCEAKQEEVIFLDGDFSPAAQFFLAVGVFAFLYSLLATIVYVFYQNKYLKNNRGPLVDFVVTVIFSLLWLVSSCYWAKTLSDIKTATNPRLVLLLISACRAQENTCAATQEPLWSRLNTSAVFGFVNVVLWSGNIWFVFKETGWYKTGQRYPTRSASGKRSSEMRQRLYSESSFDQPEESFGPLRQDSFRQSKADYSRRLQRQASVNQSQVSFNLPQTYLGKTVLDERENNMASQGPMIFVNEI; encoded by the exons ATGTGTATGGTTATATTTGCTCCg ATTTTTGCCATTTGTGCATTTGCAACATGTGGAGGATACTATGGTCATCTCCAGGTTAGGGTGGACTGTGCAAACAAGAGGCAGAGCAACCTTACCATCAAAATTGATTTTGGATATCCGTTCAG GTTACAGCAAGCGCACTTCAAGGCTCCATTGTGTGAGGCAAAGCAAGAGGAGGTTATTTTCCTGGATGGCGATTTTTCCCCAGCTGCTCAGTTTTTTCTCGCTGTGGGcgtctttgcttttctgtactCGCTCCTGGCAACGATCGTTTACGTCTTCTACCAGAACAAGTACCTGAAGAACAACAGAGGCCCACTTGTG GACTTCGTTGTTACTGTCATCTTTTCCCTCCTGTGGCTGGTCAGCAGTTGCTATTGGGCCAAAACTCTTTCTGATATCAAGACTGCCACAAACCCAAGGCTGGTGCTTCTTCTCATCTCGGCCTGTAGAGCTCAGGAAAACACATGTGCAGCTACGCAGGAGCCTCTCTGGTCTCGCCTTAACACATCTGCT gtttttggttttgttaatGTTGTCCTCTGGTCAGGGAATATTTGGTTTGTGTTCAAAGAGACTGGTTGGTACAAGACTGGTCAGAGGTACCCGACCAGGAGTGCTTCAGGAAAACGCTCAAGTGAAATGAGACAACGACTCTACAGCGAGAGCAGCTTTGACCAGCCAGAGGAGAGTTTTGGTCCCCTTAGGCAAGACAGTTTCCGTCAGTCGAAGGCGGATTATAGTAGGCGGCTCCAGAGACAAGCGAGTGTCAACCAGTCACAGGTCAGCTTTAATTTACCACAAACATATCTTGGCAAAACAGTCCTTGATGAAAGAGAGAATAACATGGCTTCTCAGGGGCCCATGATTTTTGTCAATGAGATTTGA
- the LOC133448594 gene encoding green-sensitive opsin-like, which yields MGWDGGFEPNGTEGQNFYIPMSNRTGIVRSPFEYPQFYMVDPIMYKLLAAYMFFLIITGTPINALTLYVTFTNKKLQQPLNFILVNLAVAGLIMCAFGFTITITSSFFGYFVLGPLFCTLEGFMATLGGQVALWSLVVLAVERYIVVCKPMGSFKFTGSHAGAGVLFTWIMAMACAAPPLVGWSRYIPEGMQCSCGPDYYTLAPGFNNESYVTYMFCCHFMVPVFLIFFTYGSLVMTVKAAAAQQQDSASTQKAEKEVTRMCLLMVLGFLVAWVPYASFAAWIFLNKGAAFTALTASIPAFFAKSSALYNAVIYVLLNKQFRNCMLSTIGMGGMVEDETSVSTSKTEVSTAA from the exons ATGGGTTGGGATGGAGGATTCGAGCCCAACGGCACGGAGGGCCAGAACTTCTACATCCCCATGTCCAACAGGACTGGGATTGTTAGAAGTCCTTTTGAGTACCCTCAGTTCTATATGGTGGACCCCATCATGTACAAGCTTCTAGCTGCCTACATGTTTTTCCTGATCATCACTGGAACTCCCATCAATGCACTGACGTTGTATGTGACATTCACAAACAAGAAGCTTCAGCAACCTCTCAACTTCATCCTGGTGAACCTGGCTGTGGCCGGACTCATCATGTGCGCCTTCGgcttcaccatcaccatcacatcttctttttttggctacttTGTTCTTGGACCCCTCTTCTGCACTCTTGAAGGATTCATGGCCACACTCGGAG GACAAGTTGCTCTCTGGTCCCTGGTCGTCCTGGCTGTTGAGAGGTACATTGTCGTTTGCAAACCCATGGGAAGCTTCAAATTCACCGGCTCCCATGCTGGAGCTGGAGTCCTTTTCACCTGGATCATGGCTATGGCTTGTGCTGCACCCCCACTTGTTGGCTGGTCCAG GTACATTCCTGAGGGCATGCAGTGCTCCTGCGGACCTGACTACTACACTCTGGCTCCAGGCTTCAACAACGAGTCATACGTCACATACATGTTTTGTTGTCACTTCATGGTTCCTGTCTTCCTCATTTTTTTCACATATGGAAGCCTGGTGATGACAGTCAAAGCT GCAGCCGCCCAGCAGCAGGACTCAGCTTCTACTCAGAAAGCTGAGAAGGAAGTAACACGTATGTGCCTCTTGATGGTGTTGGGCTTTCTGGTGGCCTGGGTACCGTATGCCAGCTTTGCTGCCTGGATCTTCCTGAATAAAGGAGCTGCCTTCACAGCTCTGACAGCATCCATCCCTGCTTTCTTTGCAAAGAGCTCAGCCCTGTACAACGCTGTCATCTACGTGCTGTTGAACAAACAG TTCCGTAACTGCATGTTGAGTACTATTGGGATGGGCGGCATGGTGGAGGATGAGACCTCCGTTTCAACAAGCAAGACAGAAGTCTCTACTGCAGCTTAA
- the LOC133448593 gene encoding green-sensitive opsin-like — protein MGMDANGTEGQNFYIPMSNRTGIVRSPFEYPQFYMVDPIMYKLLAAYMFFLIITGTPINALTLYVTFTNKKLQQPLNFILVNLAVAGLIMCAFGFTITITSSFYGYFILGPLFCTLEGFMATLGGQVALWSLVVLAVERYIVVCKPMGSFKFTGSHAGAGVLFTWIMAMACAAPPLVGWSRYIPEGMQCSCGPDYYTLAPGFNNESYVTYMFCCHFMVPVFLIFFTYGSLVMTVKAAAAQQQDSASTQKAEKEVTRMCLLMVLGFLVAWVPYASFAAWIFLNKGAAFTALTASIPAFFAKSSALYNAVIYVLLNKQFRNCMLSTIGMGGMVEDETSVSTSKTEVSTAA, from the exons ATGGGCATGGATGCCAACGGCACGGAGGGCCAGAACTTCTACATCCCCATGTCCAACAGGACTGGGATTGTTAGAAGTCCTTTTGAGTACCCTCAGTTCTATATGGTGGACCCCATCATGTACAAGCTTCTAGCTGCCTACATGTTTTTCCTGATCATCACTGGAACTCCCATCAATGCACTGACGTTGTATGTGACATTCACAAACAAGAAGCTTCAGCAACCTCTCAACTTCATCCTGGTGAACCTGGCTGTGGCCGGACTCATCATGTGCGCCTTCGgcttcaccatcaccatcacatcTTCTTTTTATGGCTACTTCATTCTTGGACCCCTCTTCTGCACTCTTGAGGGATTCATGGCCACACTCGGAG GGCAAGTTGCTCTCTGGTCCCTGGTCGTCCTGGCTGTTGAGAGGTACATTGTCGTTTGCAAACCCATGGGAAGCTTCAAATTCACCGGCTCCCATGCTGGAGCTGGAGTCCTTTTCACCTGGATCATGGCTATGGCTTGTGCTGCACCCCCACTTGTTGGCTGGTCCAG GTACATTCCTGAGGGCATGCAGTGCTCCTGCGGACCTGACTACTACACTCTGGCTCCAGGCTTCAACAACGAGTCATACGTCACATACATGTTTTGTTGTCACTTCATGGTTCCTGTCTTCCTCATTTTTTTCACGTATGGAAGCCTGGTGATGACAGTCAAAGCT GCAGCCGCCCAGCAGCAGGACTCAGCTTCTACTCAGAAAGCTGAGAAGGAAGTAACACGTATGTGCCTCTTGATGGTGTTGGGCTTTCTGGTGGCCTGGGTACCGTATGCCAGCTTTGCTGCCTGGATCTTCCTGAATAAAGGAGCTGCCTTCACAGCTCTGACAGCATCCATCCCTGCTTTCTTTGCAAAGAGCTCAGCCCTGTACAACGCTGTCATCTACGTGCTGTTGAACAAACAG TTCCGTAACTGCATGTTGAGTACTATTGGGATGGGCGGCATGGTGGAGGATGAGACCTCCGTTTCAACAAGCAAGACAGAAGTCTCTACTGCAGCTTAA